A stretch of DNA from Candidatus Poribacteria bacterium:
CCCATTCTCTATCAGCCCCACAGCCGCATTATGGGGATGATCCAAAAGGATGACGGGCACTCCACATGCGTTCGCCTCTATCACAACCATGCCGAATCCCTCCCTCTTGGAGGGGAAGACGAATATCCTGGAGGATTTCATATATGGGTAGACCTCAGGGAGGAATCCGAGGAATTTTATCCTTCCTGAAAGGCCCAGTTCATCGGCGAGTCTCTCGAGCCTTTCCCTTTCAGGCCCATCCCCTATGATGGCGCAGGTGAGTTTTATGTCGATGGAGGCGATGACCCTTATGAGAGCCTCTACGTTTTTTTCAAGTATCAGCCTCCCCACAAACAACAGGTCGAAGCTTTGCGATGATGGTCTTGTCTCTTTTATCCTCTTCAGATCCACCCCAGGGGGGATGAGCGTGATGGGCATGTGGTTTATCTCTCTGAACCTTTTTAGGGTATGAGGGGAATTGGCGATGTTGTGTTTTGTGAGCCTAGATGTGAGTTTCTCTATCAGTTTTCCGAAAACCCCTCTCCATCCCAGGTATTGGTACCAGTAATCCCCCCATATCTCATGCCATGTGATGATGAGCGGTCCGTGTCTGAAGACGCAGAACAGCTTGCAGGCAAATGCGGGCAGATATGGGATGTTCTGGCAGTCTATCACATCGGGATTCACTTTGAAGAGGGAAGGGATAAGGGAGATCGAGAAGAGAAGGGCTGGGAGGATTTTCCTCCTTCCGGAAGGGGTGTATAGCTGGGTCTTTGGGCATACCCCATGGAGGTAAATGTTCCCCTTCAGCTTCAGCTCTCCTTCCCCCTTCCACCATTTCATGGTGATCATGAGGATTTGATGTTTGGTGCTGAGCCTTTTGGCCATCTCGAAGATCCGCCTCTCAACCCCTCCTTTGACATATGGATAGGCGCAGTCGTAGATGAAAGCTGGTGTATTCAATTGAGAGAGGATCCCCTCCACGTTTTAGATAAGCATGGATGAACCCGATTATCAATCCCAATATCCCGATTCCGAGCGAAACCCAATATATAGCCAAGGTAAGATTGGTTTCGATGAAGTTGACGCCTGAAATCCCAGACGAGAGCCTGCTAAACGCAATGCCGAATACAATTATCTCGATCAACCCTAATGTCCATAGTTGATGAAGCTTTAACGCTTTACATATGTCCCATACTATCAGGAGTAATCCGATAGATATAGGAATCCAGAAAGCACTGGGCCATAACCCCCAACCGATTAATCCCAATTTCTGAAGCTCACCTATAGTTTGAAACAATGGATTAAAGCCAAAGGGAAAAGCCGAAACCATGAGGGTACGATAGAGCCTGGAGCGAAACAATATCGTTAAGGTCACCATCAGGAGGATCAGCGAGGCATTTCCGACGGGTAAGCGTCCATAAAGCGATAACGCCTCCCTTAAACCTTTGACCCTCTGAATGATGGAAGCCAAAATCGAAGCCAAAAGGATGATCAGTGGGAGGAACACGGCTATTAAAGCGTAAGGTCGATCCAGGCGATAGTATACATCAGGCTTCAAAAGCAGTAACCCTAAGGATATCGGAAAAACCCATACCCCAAAGAATATCGTCTCTCGATACCCGTATGACTGGTCAACCATGAGCTTTATAAGTTCCACAACCACGATTATAGCGATGAAAGTGCCAACCCCCTGCCATGTAAGCCCTGTCAATAACATGGCAAATGCCGATAAAGAGATGTAAACCCATCTCATCTTAGCATCATCATTAAGAGATAACACATAAAAGAGGAAGGAGATCGTTGAAAGTAATAACACAAAGCTATCCCTATCGGCGAAGCCAGCTTTCGTCCTCGTCAGAAGATAAGGTAT
This window harbors:
- a CDS encoding glycosyltransferase, giving the protein MNTPAFIYDCAYPYVKGGVERRIFEMAKRLSTKHQILMITMKWWKGEGELKLKGNIYLHGVCPKTQLYTPSGRRKILPALLFSISLIPSLFKVNPDVIDCQNIPYLPAFACKLFCVFRHGPLIITWHEIWGDYWYQYLGWRGVFGKLIEKLTSRLTKHNIANSPHTLKRFREINHMPITLIPPGVDLKRIKETRPSSQSFDLLFVGRLILEKNVEALIRVIASIDIKLTCAIIGDGPERERLERLADELGLSGRIKFLGFLPEVYPYMKSSRIFVFPSKREGFGMVVIEANACGVPVILLDHPHNAAVGLIENG